AGCGATGAGTCATAGCCTCTCGTGTAGCTTCTGGTCCTAAGCCAGTTCAGAAACCTGGAACCTCCCAATCAAACTGAACCTCTTTGAGGATAATCCTGTAACACTGCAACAAATGCATAATGCAAACTTTCCAAGCTTTTCTGCAGAACAATCTGTTGCAGTTTCCTAGAGTGGCCATAAACAGCGAAATGGAAATaccaaaaccttttaaaaattaacagtgtTGACTGTTgatttccccccacccctcacccaaaAGACCACCAGAATAACCCTCTGATCAAAGAAGGCCATGTTTATTACTTGTGTCGTAGAGCTAAACGTCATCTTGACAGAACCTTACTGGTGTCTCAGAAGGGAAAATGAAGGGTAGATGTATACAGGGTTCTAGGATGTGGGTTTGAGTTGTGTTGTAGGTTGAATAACGTCCCCTCCAAATTCATGTTCATTCAATAGTTCagcatgtgaccttatttggaaataggatctttgaagatgtaaaCAGTTTAGATGAAGTTACAGTGGATTAGGATGGACCCAAATCGAATCTGGTGTTCTCATAGAAGCCAAGGACTGCTGGGAGCCCCCAGATGCAAGTAAGAGTCAAGAAAGTATTCTTTCCTGGAAACTTCAGAGACAGCACAGCCTAATACAGTGGGTTTGGGTGGCTGTTGTAATGCAGGAATCTTATTGAAACTGGTCAAAGTCTGTAATCTACAGTACTGCTGCACACATGAGCATGAGCTGCAGAAGAATCTTGGGGAGAAAACAGTTGCTTGAAAAAAACAGTTGCTTGAAAAGCAGCTGAGTTTGCCTAATCGACTCTTCTGTTGTCCTGAAAAGGAGATTGGTTGAACAGTCTGTTGCTGAGATAAAACCAATGATGAAGTTATTTTCTGATTTGGAGCCTTATCTCCCTGACCAAGAATTTCCTGGAATAAAAAATAGTAAGGTGGTATTGATGTAGCAGCCTTTGATTTGAGTCCTGACAATTAAGCCATGTGAATGCAGAGGTTTCCCAAAGCGTGGTCAGCAGTTCTTTAAGTTAAATTATTTCTGTTAAAATAACAGATGAAGGCTGATTCCTGATGGACTCTGATGGATACATAAGATGTGCACTAATGGAGCAAATGCTGCCTTCATTTATGTTCCAGTCTTCCTCTCCCTAAAAAGGAACAATTTTACTGTGGCAGATCATGAAGTACTGAAATGAGTCACAGCTGTCATAGCAAATTTGCACGTCAATGCTGTTTTgccaaattatatatgtatacacacacacatactcatacCCTCATTCAGTAAGATTATACTGAGTATCTGCTATTTTTAAGACACAGGAATGAGCCCTATAgtaataaaacaacaaataagACATTCCCCCTTAAGGAAGAACTTCTAAAAACCAGGGACACATTTTTATATCTTAATGAAGGCTTTATAAGTCCCCTAACGGGCACAGGAGAAAGCTGGGAACCATCCAAAAAATTATAGAGACTCAATTACTGTCAAATGGAAAGTTACCATTTAAGATATCCATGTTAATAACCTGAATCATCAATATTAAGTGATATAGAATGCATGTAAATGGAAAAGGAGAGTGGCAGCTCTtagtaaataaacaataaaatacaacTATTACTAAGGAGAAGTATGAAATAAGTAAATTTAGTTTAAGGACTTTATAAGCCATCAATAATGATGATATTAGCAATGCTTCTGTGAATGGCTGTACTTTGACATACAGTGCCCCCACGACATCCCTGTGAGGTAGGGCAGGTGGCGTGATTTCCATTTAGTGACAAGGAAACAGACTCTTACAAGGAGACAGAGACTTAGCGACGTAACTGACACTACACAGCCAGGAGCTGGCAGAGCCAGTAGGTGGGTGTCCCTCCTTCAGTGCTGGCTGCCAACCCTGCAGCGGTCCAGCACCTTCCTCAGTGCCCCCATCACCTCCTGGTTCCTCAAGCTATAAAcgagggggttgagcatgggagTGAGGACCGTGTAGAAGACAGAGACCACCTTGTCGTGGCTGGGTGCCCGGTAGCGCTTAGGCCTCAGGTAGATGAACATGGCTGCTCCGTAGAAGAGGGACACGGCTGTCAGGTGGGAGGAACAGGTGGCCAGAGCCTTCTTCCGAGCCTGAGCAGAATTCATATGAAGCACGGTCCCAAGGATACGAGCATAGGAGGCCACGATGATGGAGAAGGGGAGGAGGAGCATGAAGACACAGCAAGCAAAGAGTAGAGTGTCAAAAAGCGATGTGTCAGCACAGGCCAGCCTCAGTAAAGCTGGCACCTCACAGAAGAAGTGGTCCACTTTCCTAGAACCACAGTAAGGGAAGCTCATGGCTGCCACCATCTGGATCAAACCATCTAGTATCCCAAAGGCCCAGGAGCTTCCAACAATCTGGAGGCAGACCCTCTGACTCATGAGGAGGGGATAGTGAAGTGGGTGCCtaatggccacatagcggtcataagcCATGAGTCCCAACAAGAGCCCTTCAGATCCCACGAGAGAGACAAAGAAGCCAATCTGTATGCCACAACCCACAAAGGAGATGGACTTCTTGCCAGACAGGAAGTTGACCGCCATCTTCGGCACAACATCACAGACCAACATGAGGTCCATGAGGGAAAGCTgactgaggaagaagtacatagCTGTATGAAGGCGGGGATCAATGTAGATGAGGAAGATGAGGAGGACGTTCCCACAGAGAGCAACTGTGAAGACCACCATGACAGCAGAGAAGAGGACATGATCAGCCTCGCTATGGGAAAAGATGCCCATGAGGAGGAAACCATTGATAAATGATTGGTTCAGCCATGTTCCCATGGCTCAATTGTTCCAGGTCacctgagaacatgaaaaaaagaaattctgggATTGGATGGTGTGTCTTTACTTACCTctcaattttccttcttcagtctgctatttcttttgtaattcatCAGAGCTCAACAACATATGTCTTGGTATGTACAAAGGGACACTCTTTCATATCACCATGGCACAGAAGAGAAGACCTCTGCTCCATCATAGGATTGGACTGCATATTTATATTTGTCGGTATCCATACCAAGAAGGGTAGAAATTGAACTCTTTTGTGTATCACAGAGCTATAGGAAAATCCTTCTTTAGCAGGCTGACAAGCAGTGTCATGTGACACAATTCTTTCATCTGGGATCATATGAAATTGAAACACTAGCTCTAACAGAATTTGAATGATATTATTCCCAAGAgatcatttttatgtattataatgAAAGTTGCTAATGAAGACCTGAGCTgatcttttgtctttattttgctcAGGCAAAAATTCTAAGACTCATTCTTTAATTCTTCTATGTCTTTCATTCCCTATGTCTAAACCATGAGAAAAGCTTCCTGTCTCTACATTTAAAGCATCTCAGAATGTGATGAGCGCTCACCACCCCCACTGCTACTACCCCAGCCAAGCCACCACCTTCTCTCCGCTGGGTCGTTACAACGGTCTCCTTCTAGTCTCCTGGCTTCTACCCTTGAACCCCTGGAATCTGTTTCCATCACAAGTCAATGATTCAGCTAAAACATAAGTTGTAAGATGTAGTATCCTACTGAAAGTGCGTCAATGACTCCCCCAATTATTCCTAATACAGTTAAAATCCTTGTGGTTGCACACAGCTG
This region of Tamandua tetradactyla isolate mTamTet1 chromosome 20, mTamTet1.pri, whole genome shotgun sequence genomic DNA includes:
- the LOC143664400 gene encoding olfactory receptor 2V1, encoding MGTWLNQSFINGFLLMGIFSHSEADHVLFSAVMVVFTVALCGNVLLIFLIYIDPRLHTAMYFFLSQLSLMDLMLVCDVVPKMAVNFLSGKKSISFVGCGIQIGFFVSLVGSEGLLLGLMAYDRYVAIRHPLHYPLLMSQRVCLQIVGSSWAFGILDGLIQMVAAMSFPYCGSRKVDHFFCEVPALLRLACADTSLFDTLLFACCVFMLLLPFSIIVASYARILGTVLHMNSAQARKKALATCSSHLTAVSLFYGAAMFIYLRPKRYRAPSHDKVVSVFYTVLTPMLNPLVYSLRNQEVMGALRKVLDRCRVGSQH